One genomic region from Bacteroidota bacterium encodes:
- a CDS encoding DUF4131 domain-containing protein, translated as MNFWNKVPLFRFVIPFILGILFAINYRFLAQSNFYYFVVISVLLLFVIRFFKIQHSYSLRWIFGLLLNVIIFFAGYFLVLSRVGINQPLHFSKYLNENDIIVAKIIEYPEEKEKTFKSIVKVKYVKSNSGIHKTTGKALVYFRKDSLTALLKYGDI; from the coding sequence ATGAATTTCTGGAACAAAGTACCTTTGTTTAGATTTGTTATTCCATTTATATTAGGGATTTTATTTGCAATAAATTACCGATTTTTAGCTCAATCCAATTTCTATTATTTTGTTGTAATTTCAGTTCTATTACTTTTTGTTATACGGTTTTTTAAAATACAGCATTCATATTCTTTGCGTTGGATATTTGGCTTGTTATTAAATGTAATAATATTTTTTGCCGGTTATTTTCTTGTTTTATCAAGGGTAGGCATTAACCAACCCTTACATTTCTCAAAATACTTAAATGAAAATGATATAATTGTAGCCAAAATTATTGAATATCCAGAGGAGAAAGAGAAAACATTTAAAAGCATTGTTAAGGTAAAGTATGTTAAGAGCAATTCGGGAATTCATAAAACTACAGGAAAAGCTTTGGTTTATTTTCGGAAAGATAGTTTAACAGCACTCTTAAAATATGGAGATATAA